The genome window CGTGCCCACTTTCCCCTAACTTTAAGCTCTAAACTTaaatggaggggtaaataggtatattagaaATCCCTTATAATAGATCATTGCTGTTAACTCTTTGAAGATCACCagctcttttcttttttttaacggAATATGTGCTTCTACTGATCTGATCGATGTCTGCTATGATATTATAATGGTAACACTAACTGGATCATCTCTGCTGTGTTATCAACTGGAATCAGCGGTTTAGCCACCGATTTCCAGCAGCCCTCTTTGATCACATTGGAATGGCACcaatgaatgttttaattattttctcattgTAGAAGACAATTACAGTCCGAGTCAAATGAATTGTTCCAATATCGAAGGCAGTGGGAAGGGATGCTACGAGTGCTACGTCTGTTCTGATGCAGAGGTTCAGAGACAGATAAACAGGGGAAAGACTAAAATTGAGTTTCAGTAAGTTATTTCTGTATATGTCCCACAACTGGGCTAAGGCTTTAATGTAAGTTGGTAACAGCGACACGTGATGAAAAATATggatatatattagtttttaatgatatgatgtgcatacttggtggtagggttttgtgtaagcccgtctgggtaccacccactcatcagatattctaacaaaacaaaagtactcagcattgttgtgttccggtttgaagaatgagtgagctaatgtaactacaggcacaagggacataacatcttagttcccaatgctggtggcccattggcgatgtaaggaatggttaatatttcttatctatGGGccttcaggtggcccatatgcttgtgTGCCACCCTTTGACATAAAAATgcataagattaattataaaagataattatccGTGTTAAAGTGAAGTGTCGTTTGTTTAAGTTTGAAACCGCAATATATGGATGTTTCACGTcgataattaaacattaattactttttttttacaggtTGCATGACAATAAGTGTGCTAAGACCGACATATGTTGTTTTTCACAATTGCAGAACACATTCAGGTAGGAATAAAGCCTTTTTAGGGATCcatagccaaatggcaaaaaacagAACCTTTATAGATTCGGCACGTTTGTCTGTcggtccgtccgtatgtcacagccactttttttccgaaactataagaactaaaCTGTTaaaacttggtaagtagatgtattctgtgaaccgtATTAAGACCTTCACacaacaatagaaaaaaaacaatatataattttgtggtTCCCCATACTTAGAAGTGAaactcaaaatttattttttcatagaaCTCATATATGTTGGATAtctatggataggtcttcaaaaatgatgAGGTTtctactataatttttttctaaactgaatagtttgccctagagacacttccaaagtggtaaaatgtgtgCCTCCCCCCCTGTAACTTCTGAAGTAAGAGAATGACTGAAGtaagagaataataaaaataaaagaaatatatgatattaccatgcaaacttccacTCAAAGTTGGTTTGAACGAAATCTAGTAAGTAGTTCTTTTTAATAAGTCATAAATCGAAAAGCGCAGTTtaccaaaatttataataaaccttgttacttgctgctacaAAACCCTCATGGGCGAGTCCGAatcgcacttggccgcttttttatttagtgtgtTAGACCAGTTGCCTTGTGTTTGGCTCATTCGGCCGCTACTCCTATGGGTCCTTTTAAGAATTCTTAGTACCAGCTAGGAGTTTTGAAGTTGTCAGCGGAACACTGTCATTTATCAGAAACCCGATGCTAAATCAGGATTGGAGCCCTGGattaagaatgcacatgacCTTATATTGTTTTACATTATCTCCCAAATATGTAGACAGACTGAGATATGGTCCTCTTGATGGTATGTGGTTGTCATCGCCATTGTACCACCTTAAGAACTAATTCACAAACTCTTCGATTTTGAAATTTTGATCAATTTCGGAAGAAGCATTTGGCAAGAATGTTCTAGAATGTAGACCGCGAACAGGCAAGCGTAGTGTAGGACGCCCTGCGGCACGGTGGAGCGATGATGTACGGATGGTGGCTGGTAGAAAAGGGACGAGAAAGGCTGAAGATTAGACTCAGTGGGGGGCGCCTTGGcatatgtccagcagtggactaatacaggctgactatgatgatgataaacaattttgaatcaGTTATAAAAAGTGGacaagtagtgtgtacaccggttttcatgggtacgccactccgattcccggccgagtcgacgtagaaaagttcattagttttctatattgtctcgggtctgggtgtttgtggtaccgtcgttacttctgattttccataacacaagtgctttagctactcacattgggatcagagtaatgtatgtgatgttgtccaatattcatttatatattaagcattgctgtttggcggtcgaATGTGATGAATGTTTGACAGCTATCCAAATGGACTCGCCCCAAGCCTCTCCAACAGGTTAAAAGTCAGCATGGTTGAATGGTGGTTGAATTTGCTTGGTCtggattcatttaaaaaaatatatttcccttTCGCGTATGAAAAATCGAATTTTGGTAAATTGCGGTTTAAgttaatgttgtttacacctttaaagacgtatcactttgaatgttacccacatcagatattaattttaagtgtttagtgataagttgatggtataactttttcaataaatatataaatgattatcgATCTCGTTAACCAAGTTAAAGTATATATAGAGATAAGCTTTCCTATGTATCACTTTCTTCctttgttattctttttttctgTGTTACTTGTTTTTggtacatgaataaataaataaataaaataaataaagtgttagTCGAATTAAAATAAGTTCTTTGTCGTTATCTTAgagatatgtattaataatttggttataattattaaatttctaagGTCAGGAGGTGCCAACTGCGGTAACAGCAACCCTGAAGGTTATCCCCGGAGAGTGAGGGAGGCTTTGAAGTCAGTTCTCCCAGGGGAGTACCCGTGGAGGGCTTGGGTATACAGGTAAATACTTTTTCTCTGACCACACATTCCGCAAATTTCATttctaagatatattttgtttgtttattttaacatttttccccaccaaacaatttttatttttctcactGAAAAAACGCTTTTGGCCCCTAAACCCATATTAATTGTTAACATACTTTATTGTAAACCACAAACATGAACTACAGAAATATTAGGTctaaataaacagaaataatactaaaaagaaaaactgaGTTTTACAacgggcggacttatggctaatttgccatctcttccagacccGAATGATCCAAATCCAATTCCAAAAACCCATGCAGTGGTTATGAGGGACTTGCCTAAGAGCCTGTTACGACTAACGATAagtttataattctaattattagaattttataacTGCTATTTTTCTTTAGGGAAGCTTTGGAATAATTCGGTGTAAGTTACCGTCAGTTACCGTTAAGTTAATTCTATTGTAAAACTCATTGTACAATATACGTAgtgaaaagataattatttgagACGACTACGTAACAAATTACCTCTTATCCATTGAATTTTCAAGAATTACAATTTGTTACCAATAAGTTCTCATTCTGAAACTCATTCGGAGTtaagtatacaaatatttggataaaaaaggttaataatattaaataataatattcacttgAAAAACTTAAAATCCATATAAAGAGAATAATTGTAGTAAGTTGAttctcatattattatttttttacattgctGTCATTACATGTACTGAGTATATAAGTGTTGCCAATAGAATCGATTATGTGAAAAATTTATTCCTTTTAATTCACCTTAGATTACCTACCTGCATggcaaatttgaactttctaggtcaccagGAATTGGGTTAGAGTTTTGATCTATGGATCAGTCAGTGATAAATATGACAATTTTtggacgttaatatctaaataaccgtttgatATGTGCTTATAAAATTTAGAGCACATACGTATCTCTCAAgtgttaatgtataaattttactcgttcatggccgagatggcccagtggttagaacgcacaagcaccactgaattttcatgtgcttaatttgtgtttataattcatctagtgctcagcggtgaaaacatcctgcatgtgtctaatttcaacgaaattctgccacatgtgtattccaccaatcagcattgaagcagcgtggtggaatatgctccaaaccttctcctcaaaggtagaggcggcctaagcccagcagtgggaaatttacaggctgttaatgttatgttcaCGTTTATgtgaaatagtttttgagttatgagggcGTCAAAAGTgcctccaaatggttcgtgtaacaTTACatacggtgctgctcgccagttcacTTGAACTTGGTTTGACACCCTACCGCTTGTCTGGATGGAATAACATAAGACCTAAAATGGAATATCGAATCGATgactattgtataaattttcagTAAATCCGACCCCAACGTACCCCTCTGTGCTGCTGTCGTCATCAGCGAAGAGTCTCGTGCACTTATGACGTCAGCGTACTGCATCGAACAATACCCTCAAGACACCTTGATTGTACGTTTCTCGAAAGAGCATTTCTCTCCTTATGACGTCAAAAAGGTGTATATCCACGAATACTTTGACAGTGGTGAgtattatgatgtttttttatgacgtGCGTTGACGacatccgtggtcgagtagtgggttacggttttcatgggtacgccactccgaggtcccgggttcgattcccggccgagtcgatctagaaaaacttcattagttttctatgttgtcttgggtctgggtgtttgtggtaccgtcgttacttctgattttccttaacacaagtgctttagctaactaacttacattgggatcagagtaacgtgtgtgatgttgtccaatgttcatttatttatttaaatatttacagtatttacATGTCACGAAACTTCTGTACTGTGCATTGCTGTGTTTCTCTACTGTGTGTGTCTAACTaccttgttaataattaaaatgtgttaattGCTTCATCTAaaactagatggcgttagtagttGATTGAATCGCGCTATCGTTATGtatcttttgaataatataggtcaaattaatattagaacAAAGGCCTTTGCGTTCGGGGCTTAATCTTTCATTTCCCCTGGCTTTGTAGTACTGAGACACGaaggtccttcgagccggatcgTTTTTGTACCAGTATGTGCTATATTTAAGATCGGTGATCGTCAAGCAGATGTCTACCGATAAAAGTCAGCCATGCTTTTTGCAATTAAACATAAACAGCACCATCCCCAATAGAGAATTACATTCaatacttggtagggctttgtgcaatcccgtctggatAGCTCCCACACATTTATCAgctattctaccaccaaacagcaacatttaatattgttgtgtttcggtttgaaggtttaGTAAGCCAGCAAAACTATAGACGTAAGGGACAtccaaggaatggttaatatttctaatagcacCGATAtccatgagcggtggtgaccacctaccatgaGATGTCCGATTTGCTCGTACGactaactatattattaaaaagaaaaacatgtgCTTACAGAAACCCGATACAATGATATAGCGATACTCGGTTTGAAGTACGACGATTCACTGCCGTCGTGGGTGAAGCCGGTATGCCGTTCAGAAACCAAAGGACTATTCGCTACGTCCTGTGTGGCTGTGTCCAGTGAAGATTATTACGtatgtatactttattatatatatgtcaagAATAGTGATCGTGACGCTATCGTGCTAAACGTTTTTGgttaagggagaccagccatGATACATAGGACAAGAATACACCAATATGGAATTTTATCATTCAAGAAAACAACTCCTTCTGTTCTTATCGACTCCCTCTTTGATCGACTTTCAGCACAGATTCCAAAATTTCGGGTACAAACCCTATAtcaggccgataaaaagtttttggaaTTTTTAGTAAATCCTCAGTAACAGCCAGCCAAAGTCTGGAATTTGGGAGTGGGTATAATATACACCCCGTGTCTCGGAAAACACGAAAAGCCGCtgctcctgcgcctgaactcttcgctcgtgtcagatttgccgtcccatcggattatatgTTTCTTACCGGgtctcctcggtagaatctatcatctatattatcttttattgacCGATGTTCTTATTTTAACGTTACCACCATAATACGTAAGGGCTGTATTACTTTACGGGTGCTCGTTAAAGCTGTCATCTTCCATGGTCATCGTTATATTTCAAACAcctaaatcttttatttttaactttgccgtttcatagattcaagtcaattgtaaaaaaatacaaaatacaaaattggtaaagaaggcatattattcgatacaagattatattgatgataaaaaagcgtggagttaatgctcgttgacttccaggcaggagacatgacatacatatataattgtatttaactaacatgactgtatttttagatgttgaaaaagagtaactactgagtttcttgccggttcttctcggtagaatctacattccgaaccggtggtagctttactttaaataatttgttaaatgacaattcaaaagtgcttgtaaaagcctacttgaataaagtatattttgatttaatttgatttgatataaccCGATTGCACACTCAGGATTGGCTCCAGATGAAGTAACTCTTCGATGGACAAAAGCAAAGATGGTGATGTTTGCTGGTTTTAAAAATGTGttcaactaaaatttattttcaggtTAATACCGTTATACCACAGCAAAGCAAGTGTGTGGAAGGCAACATCCCCTTAGACGACTCATTCATATGTACCATTGGAGCACGGAACGATTACGAACCGGAAGTGGGGGGAGGTCTGATATGTCCTGAAGAGGTAACGGAATTGTTAAGATTTATACTTAAAAGCAATCATTTGGATGGTGGGATTGTGTACTACAACTAACATCCCGCCAAAAAATCAgtactttttattaatgtgtatgtgtgcgtgtgttaTCACAAATG of Vanessa atalanta chromosome 28, ilVanAtal1.2, whole genome shotgun sequence contains these proteins:
- the LOC125074702 gene encoding salivary plasminogen activator alpha 1-like gives rise to the protein MLRIIALCYSFTVASAVLEGDVALQDVFEQVAEDNYSPSQMNCSNIEGSGKGCYECYVCSDAEVQRQINRGKTKIEFQLHDNKCAKTDICCFSQLQNTFRSGGANCGNSNPEGYPRRVREALKSVLPGEYPWRAWVYSKSDPNVPLCAAVVISEESRALMTSAYCIEQYPQDTLIVRFSKEHFSPYDVKKVYIHEYFDSETRYNDIAILGLKYDDSLPSWVKPVCRSETKGLFATSCVAVSSEDYYVNTVIPQQSKCVEGNIPLDDSFICTIGARNDYEPEVGGGLICPEEAVKSIYYIAYGITLYRSGTTSIMVHTNVSHFHGWIQDQIDKLLELSK